One Echinicola strongylocentroti DNA window includes the following coding sequences:
- a CDS encoding ligand-binding sensor domain-containing protein, with protein MLTCTALLGQGTGHPFYKFTHFTSQDGLPQNSILAILQDDMGYLWFGTDDGLARFDGYQFTVYKHQFQNPNSLNNNVIRGLVQDKNGYIWISTEGGASTSMTLLPLPFVLCETVN; from the coding sequence ATGTTGACATGTACAGCATTACTTGGCCAGGGCACGGGCCACCCTTTCTATAAATTCACCCATTTTACTTCGCAGGACGGTCTTCCCCAAAATTCCATTTTGGCCATTCTCCAAGATGACATGGGCTACCTATGGTTTGGAACCGATGATGGATTGGCCAGGTTTGATGGCTATCAATTCACCGTTTACAAACACCAATTCCAAAACCCAAACAGCCTCAACAACAACGTGATCAGGGGATTGGTCCAGGATAAAAACGGGTATATCTGGATCAGTACAGAAGGTGGGGCATCAACATCTATGACCCTACTACCGCTTCCTTTTGTTCTGTGCGAAACAGTGAACTGA
- a CDS encoding hybrid sensor histidine kinase/response regulator transcription factor gives MIDHQGNIWVSTLTDGIYKVNLPHSSELHHLDQLVGQLKVSHYTKDNSRLADNNIWQLFQDSDQQIWIGTYDHGAQLIDPVTGSFSSVDIDHHGSKVRSVKGFFEDHEKNLWVGTENHGVFIKTSGSESFQPFKTSSGLEEENITSFLQDQQGNIWIGTLGGGLFVYETITSTVFHYDDNPSDSYSLNGKSVYTMLEDVNGNLWIGMYSGEGLNKINPSSQHFEHYRPQANDRGSLSGKMVKSILIDHQENLWVGMFNGGLNVKMDDSNNFHEVPLNKNTGQGSTNVQVIFEDSHRQLWIGTDGSGLYQYSPSLHKINAYHHDVLDSTSLSKDEIWAIAEDANGSLWIGMANGGGLNRFDPNTEQFEHFFHRPSNPRTPSFNDIRTLLVDSKNRLWIGTYGGGLNRYDFETETFVYYKHDPSNPQSISHDIITSLHEDQHGAIWVGTFGGGLNRLDPATGHFIHFREKDGLPSDVIKAVLEDDSGQLWISTVKGLSSFNPEMGTFKNYTAEDGLQSNEFNLGSAFKSIDGKMYFGGTNGFNAFLPEQIGLPQSPKKPVLTKLRVLNRLVHPGDTVEQNVLLVNSISYTDELTLYDDHNSFELEFSGMEFNQQEKIGYAYMLEGFDKDWVHTDASRRYAAYSNLLPGNYNFKVKSTSENGLQSSEERTLRLSVLPPWYKSTIAFWVYIVLFLLIAYFVKSIISFRIKMKNDLRFERLENQKQEEINQLKLRFFTNISHELRTPLMLIKLPLEQLIRQKDLSHQIHQQLNSIHNNASRLLRLINQLLEFRKQETGHLKLEVQENDPVCFVKSVFASFEALAKQRNIDFRLIMDNHLPKKIWFDLDQMEKVAYNLCYNAFKFTPNGGKISVQVKNRSLTEGNTDIEGIEIMVEDNGKGIPLEYQDRIFERFFQIEDTHRNITAGTGIGLSLSKNIVEFHHGKISMSSIPDVRTVFSVFLRSGMEHFKPHEIRPVPTTGRSERPTLEKELSTLDLHMLASFNPKNDSTSVDAALKTKKLLLVEDNEELLSLMKSALKDHFQILTASNGKEGLQVATSRLPDIIISDVMMPEMDGVELCSLLKKEIKTSHIPVLLLTARSNHDYQREGYSSGADDYLSKPFPLDLLIAKIRNLLHTREKFKEAFKLKPEIMPSEISISPADTALLEKAIQIAEKHMDNPDFDVTMFVQEMGMSRTVLFDKLKATTDHTPNEFIQTLRLKRAAQLLLQSEYKISEISYMVGFNNPKYFSKCFQKQFGCSPRQYSKSKFGS, from the coding sequence TTGATCGATCACCAGGGAAATATATGGGTCAGCACCTTGACGGATGGTATATATAAGGTCAATTTGCCGCATTCATCTGAACTTCATCACTTGGACCAGCTAGTGGGCCAGCTCAAAGTCTCCCATTATACCAAAGACAATTCAAGGTTGGCTGACAACAATATCTGGCAGTTATTTCAGGACAGTGACCAGCAGATATGGATAGGTACTTATGACCATGGAGCCCAGCTAATCGACCCGGTAACAGGATCCTTTTCCTCCGTAGATATTGATCACCACGGGAGTAAGGTCAGGTCTGTAAAGGGGTTCTTTGAGGATCATGAAAAAAACCTTTGGGTAGGGACCGAAAATCACGGGGTTTTTATAAAAACTTCAGGTAGTGAATCGTTCCAACCTTTTAAAACCTCGTCTGGGCTGGAAGAGGAAAACATCACCAGCTTTTTACAAGACCAACAAGGCAATATCTGGATCGGAACCTTGGGAGGCGGCCTTTTTGTCTACGAAACTATAACTTCTACCGTCTTTCATTACGATGACAATCCCAGTGACAGCTACAGTTTGAACGGAAAATCGGTCTATACCATGCTGGAGGATGTAAATGGGAATTTGTGGATCGGTATGTATTCTGGTGAAGGGCTGAACAAAATCAACCCCTCTTCCCAGCACTTTGAGCATTATCGTCCACAGGCCAATGACAGGGGAAGTTTATCTGGAAAAATGGTCAAATCAATCCTTATCGACCATCAAGAAAACCTTTGGGTCGGAATGTTCAATGGAGGCTTAAATGTGAAAATGGATGACTCCAACAATTTTCATGAGGTTCCCCTTAACAAGAATACTGGACAGGGCTCCACCAATGTTCAGGTGATTTTTGAGGACAGTCACCGCCAACTATGGATAGGCACGGATGGCTCAGGGCTCTACCAATACTCCCCTTCTTTGCACAAAATAAACGCATATCACCATGATGTTCTTGATAGCACTTCGCTAAGCAAGGATGAAATCTGGGCCATTGCCGAAGATGCAAACGGCAGCTTATGGATAGGCATGGCAAATGGAGGAGGACTGAACAGATTTGACCCCAACACGGAGCAATTTGAACATTTCTTCCATCGTCCAAGCAACCCACGAACTCCTAGTTTCAACGATATTCGCACACTTTTGGTGGATTCCAAGAACAGGCTTTGGATTGGCACCTATGGAGGGGGACTTAATCGATATGATTTTGAGACAGAAACTTTCGTGTATTATAAACACGACCCGTCCAATCCCCAAAGCATTAGCCATGACATTATCACTTCGCTACATGAAGACCAACACGGGGCCATATGGGTAGGTACCTTTGGAGGAGGCCTGAACCGATTGGATCCTGCTACAGGACATTTCATTCATTTTAGGGAAAAAGATGGACTTCCCAGTGATGTAATCAAAGCCGTATTGGAGGATGACAGTGGACAACTCTGGATCAGTACGGTAAAAGGGTTGTCTTCCTTTAATCCAGAAATGGGTACTTTCAAAAACTATACAGCCGAGGATGGTTTACAGTCGAATGAGTTCAATTTAGGATCTGCATTCAAATCAATCGATGGAAAAATGTATTTTGGCGGTACCAATGGCTTTAATGCCTTCCTTCCAGAACAGATAGGTCTCCCACAAAGCCCCAAAAAGCCTGTATTGACCAAACTCCGCGTACTTAACCGTTTGGTCCATCCTGGCGATACGGTGGAGCAAAATGTATTGCTTGTCAATAGTATTAGTTACACGGATGAGCTGACCCTCTACGATGACCATAACAGTTTTGAACTGGAATTCAGTGGCATGGAATTTAACCAACAGGAAAAAATCGGATACGCCTACATGCTAGAGGGATTCGATAAAGATTGGGTGCACACCGATGCCTCTAGGCGCTATGCTGCTTATTCCAACCTGTTGCCCGGTAACTATAACTTCAAGGTAAAGAGCACATCTGAAAATGGTCTTCAAAGCTCAGAGGAACGCACGTTACGCCTGTCAGTACTACCTCCTTGGTACAAAAGCACCATTGCCTTTTGGGTATATATTGTCCTTTTTCTCCTGATTGCCTATTTCGTCAAATCTATCATTAGTTTCCGGATCAAGATGAAAAACGACCTTCGCTTTGAACGCCTTGAAAACCAAAAACAGGAAGAGATCAACCAACTCAAACTGAGGTTTTTTACCAATATCTCCCACGAGCTTAGGACGCCGTTAATGCTTATCAAGCTGCCCCTTGAGCAGCTTATCCGTCAAAAAGACCTCTCCCATCAAATCCATCAGCAATTAAACTCGATCCATAACAATGCCTCTCGCTTACTCAGGCTTATCAATCAACTATTGGAATTCAGGAAACAGGAAACTGGGCATCTAAAACTGGAGGTCCAGGAAAACGACCCCGTTTGTTTTGTCAAAAGTGTTTTTGCCTCCTTTGAAGCACTGGCGAAACAACGGAACATCGATTTTAGATTAATTATGGACAATCACTTGCCCAAAAAAATCTGGTTTGACCTTGACCAAATGGAAAAAGTGGCCTACAATCTCTGTTACAATGCCTTCAAGTTTACACCGAATGGTGGAAAAATATCCGTTCAGGTTAAAAACCGTAGCCTAACTGAAGGCAACACCGATATTGAAGGAATTGAAATCATGGTTGAAGATAATGGCAAGGGCATACCTTTGGAATACCAAGACCGTATATTTGAACGTTTTTTCCAAATTGAAGACACCCATCGCAACATCACAGCAGGTACCGGTATAGGTTTATCGTTGAGCAAGAACATTGTCGAATTTCACCATGGAAAAATCAGCATGTCCAGTATTCCTGATGTCCGTACTGTTTTTTCAGTATTTCTAAGAAGTGGTATGGAGCACTTTAAACCTCATGAAATAAGGCCCGTTCCCACCACAGGAAGATCAGAAAGGCCTACATTGGAAAAGGAGCTGTCCACGTTGGATTTACATATGCTCGCCTCCTTTAATCCAAAAAACGATAGTACTTCCGTAGATGCGGCACTAAAGACCAAGAAATTATTATTGGTGGAGGACAATGAAGAGCTTCTTTCCCTTATGAAGTCTGCTTTAAAGGACCATTTCCAGATCCTAACTGCCTCCAATGGGAAGGAGGGTCTTCAAGTGGCTACTTCGCGTTTGCCTGATATCATTATTTCAGATGTAATGATGCCTGAAATGGACGGTGTGGAATTGTGTTCTTTACTAAAAAAAGAAATCAAAACAAGCCATATTCCTGTTTTGCTCTTGACTGCCCGAAGTAATCACGACTACCAACGGGAAGGCTATTCATCTGGGGCAGATGATTATTTGAGCAAACCATTTCCCTTGGACCTTTTGATTGCCAAAATACGAAACCTGCTCCACACCCGAGAGAAATTCAAGGAAGCTTTTAAATTAAAACCTGAAATCATGCCTTCCGAGATATCCATCAGTCCAGCAGATACAGCATTGCTGGAAAAAGCCATCCAGATTGCCGAGAAACATATGGACAATCCAGATTTTGATGTTACGATGTTTGTCCAAGAAATGGGTATGAGCAGGACTGTGTTGTTTGACAAATTAAAAGCCACCACCGATCATACTCCAAATGAGTTCATCCAGACCCTTAGACTAAAAAGAGCCGCACAGTTGCTCTTACAAAGTGAATATAAAATCTCAGAGATTAGCTATATGGTTGGTTTCAATAATCCCAAGTACTTTAGCAAATGCTTCCAAAAGCAATTTGGATGTAGCCCAAGACAGTATTCCAAATCAAAGTTTGGAAGCTAA
- a CDS encoding glycosyl hydrolase family 28-related protein → MNPKYLIVVLIALSACTLVEEKKIGEESLLWSRVIGDPGVAIDNSKLDADYPQMERWGSAGARNGIPFKDSLEMGITVNSMNSSGINAAIAQCPSGKYVFLPNGTYTIDGQVDLKKDVYLIGESREGVICNITMTSGNAFYFDGDDSNSGIYDLTIQGSWGEPQYDWNMGLGSGNTELPNNSNVSVKFKNAIDCFLDNVKIMNSAMHPVWVNATHITLRNLHIDGVHNKGGGAQGYFMVLNGDNLVTGCYMTHLRHFSIQGANAKYNVVYGNSFDQEVSFHTGDGGDNLIENNVINLPADMWENYYAIMGPWSIQHDLSEKPNFIYRNQCYHHNMSEGPLSPWSDSSVVYYGPHMVKPIGHNPILENFTPYQGGTPTGGTLYPIDIPSN, encoded by the coding sequence ATGAACCCAAAATATTTAATTGTAGTCCTTATCGCCTTAAGTGCATGTACACTGGTGGAGGAGAAAAAAATAGGTGAAGAATCCCTGCTTTGGTCACGTGTAATTGGTGACCCTGGAGTGGCTATCGACAATAGCAAGCTGGATGCGGATTATCCCCAAATGGAGCGGTGGGGATCGGCAGGGGCCCGGAACGGAATTCCCTTTAAGGATAGTTTAGAAATGGGAATAACCGTAAATAGCATGAATAGCTCCGGAATTAATGCTGCCATTGCCCAATGTCCATCTGGAAAATACGTTTTTTTGCCCAACGGTACCTATACCATCGATGGACAAGTTGACTTAAAGAAGGATGTATATTTAATAGGTGAAAGTAGGGAAGGTGTAATTTGTAATATCACCATGACCAGTGGGAATGCGTTTTATTTTGATGGTGATGACTCCAATTCTGGAATATATGACCTTACTATTCAGGGAAGTTGGGGCGAACCTCAATATGATTGGAATATGGGGCTAGGCAGCGGAAATACCGAGTTGCCTAATAACAGTAATGTTTCAGTAAAATTTAAAAATGCCATTGACTGTTTTCTTGATAATGTAAAAATCATGAACAGTGCCATGCATCCTGTATGGGTTAATGCCACACATATTACTTTAAGAAATTTACATATTGATGGTGTACACAATAAGGGTGGCGGAGCCCAAGGCTATTTTATGGTCCTTAATGGTGATAATCTGGTGACAGGTTGTTATATGACCCACTTAAGGCATTTTTCCATTCAAGGCGCCAATGCAAAATACAATGTCGTATATGGAAACTCATTTGACCAAGAGGTTAGTTTTCACACTGGCGACGGTGGAGACAACCTGATAGAAAATAATGTTATCAATCTTCCCGCAGATATGTGGGAGAATTATTATGCGATTATGGGGCCTTGGTCCATACAGCACGATCTTTCTGAAAAGCCCAATTTTATTTATAGAAACCAATGTTACCATCATAATATGTCCGAAGGTCCATTATCACCTTGGAGTGACAGTAGCGTGGTTTATTATGGGCCTCATATGGTGAAACCAATTGGCCATAATCCTATTTTGGAAAACTTTACGCCCTACCAAGGAGGAACCCCAACGGGAGGAACCTTATATCCCATTGATATTCCATCAAATTAG
- a CDS encoding DUF4955 domain-containing protein, which produces MKAKIFISLMLLVLCSRVHLRAQETSIAKMVEKLPDFSYAGYGFGQKNLPTKIDLPIYHVGDYGAIPDDGKSDFKEIQKAIDAAEITGGIVKFQKGRYLVNEQQGNEEGLVVEAGNIILRGAGNGSNGTLLFMRWELEPRDPKKIYSTPAMIQFKGSSEQVSLGGLEEDVREGDFDIVLKNTSALKSGDFILLSAVGTFLNEGLMEGKESRPIWSRLNERGAAVDEMHQVKDVKGNVVSLHAPVTMAMDSASPWEVFEINLIENCAVENIHFVGNFKEGFVHHKNALHDSGFTGISMQRTFNSWIKHTSFSNVSAAASFSSSLCGTFLANKVEGNGGHSSFGFHNSTRGLMAYCEDAANAWHGPNASHRSVGSVVFRFKGINRGIDLHGDFPRNTLFDQCQMAGFDGDDVGKASHGANYKNLPNHLGGLVIWNFTQTDRPRPNFDFWELYEDDPEKLYGPLTAVNPVIVGYVGQGTSFVQSSVGRMVSWGKHVEPESLFIYQKQLRGLEIPEYLKIDD; this is translated from the coding sequence ATGAAAGCCAAGATATTTATTTCGTTAATGTTGTTAGTTCTTTGCAGTAGGGTCCACTTGCGTGCACAAGAAACCTCTATCGCCAAAATGGTGGAGAAGCTCCCTGATTTCTCCTATGCCGGTTATGGGTTTGGACAGAAAAACCTGCCCACAAAAATTGATTTGCCCATTTATCATGTGGGAGATTATGGGGCTATTCCAGACGATGGTAAATCTGATTTCAAGGAAATACAGAAAGCCATTGATGCTGCAGAGATCACCGGGGGAATTGTTAAGTTTCAAAAGGGACGGTACTTGGTAAATGAACAGCAGGGCAATGAGGAAGGACTGGTAGTGGAGGCCGGAAATATTATTTTAAGGGGGGCTGGAAATGGCTCTAATGGTACATTACTTTTTATGAGATGGGAACTTGAACCTCGTGATCCCAAAAAAATATACAGTACTCCTGCGATGATACAATTTAAAGGCTCCTCCGAACAGGTTTCACTTGGAGGCTTGGAAGAAGATGTGCGAGAAGGGGATTTCGATATTGTACTAAAAAATACAAGTGCCCTAAAATCAGGTGATTTTATCCTTTTGTCAGCGGTGGGGACATTTTTAAATGAGGGTCTTATGGAAGGAAAAGAGAGCAGACCCATTTGGAGTCGACTAAACGAAAGAGGAGCCGCAGTAGATGAGATGCATCAAGTAAAAGATGTAAAAGGCAATGTCGTCTCCCTTCATGCTCCAGTAACCATGGCCATGGATAGCGCTTCACCGTGGGAAGTTTTCGAGATTAACCTCATTGAAAATTGCGCTGTAGAAAACATCCATTTTGTAGGAAACTTTAAGGAGGGATTTGTTCACCATAAGAACGCTTTACATGACTCTGGATTTACAGGGATTAGCATGCAGCGGACTTTTAATTCCTGGATTAAGCATACCAGCTTTAGCAATGTTAGTGCAGCCGCCAGCTTTTCCAGTTCATTATGTGGTACTTTTCTGGCCAACAAGGTGGAAGGTAACGGAGGGCATTCCAGTTTTGGATTCCATAACAGCACAAGGGGCTTAATGGCATATTGTGAGGACGCTGCGAATGCTTGGCATGGCCCAAATGCGTCACACCGCTCCGTTGGATCTGTGGTTTTCAGGTTTAAAGGCATAAATAGAGGCATTGATTTACATGGGGATTTTCCTAGAAATACCCTGTTTGATCAATGTCAAATGGCAGGATTTGATGGGGATGATGTGGGAAAGGCCAGTCACGGGGCCAATTATAAAAACTTACCTAACCATTTGGGAGGATTGGTTATCTGGAACTTTACACAAACGGATAGACCAAGACCGAACTTTGATTTTTGGGAACTGTATGAAGATGATCCTGAAAAGCTTTATGGCCCCCTTACCGCTGTCAATCCCGTAATTGTTGGATATGTTGGTCAAGGAACCAGCTTTGTTCAATCCAGTGTAGGCAGGATGGTCTCTTGGGGCAAGCACGTGGAGCCGGAGTCGCTTTTTATATATCAAAAGCAATTAAGAGGACTGGAAATCCCGGAATATTTAAAAATTGACGATTGA
- a CDS encoding sulfatase family protein has protein sequence MDKLVLPIHKLCIEGTKVNLILLSLLPLCFLGCNQQAAKKDTTPPNVIFIFPDQFRNFSLGIWSEPGYDEFIPGDPDPVSTPALNQLASESVVFSNAVSNFPLCSPYRAMMLSGMYPNSNGVNANCRKDRDVSLRTDAECMSDVFSKAGYAVSYFGKAHYLKNDPVFNKEGTYVGTTDKPGGYYINDYDTYVPPGPDRHGIDYFVQMIKDDHFNPIVYSSDPKVVAGKKDGEQYLPHRFSAEFEAEKIMDYLDNTHGQRNPEQPFFMIWSLNPPHNPWTEESTKMEYFDQYTENGEVKLDGLLKRENAEDTVGDYAPYYFANVSAVDHYIGQVMDKLETLGLSENTIIVFSSDHGEMLGSHGKEGKLVLENESLNIPFMIKWGKKLTHRVEDLVLSVPDVLPTLVSLAGFDELIPSEVQGQNHSNVILGENSHSDDENYALIMNYDSRGLYSKSHTFVVKAKGGVIQEKYCYDNQNDPYQLHKVPFDELPKALQDRLKSRLQRLLKETNDSWYVEKVGDGFLEYS, from the coding sequence ATGGATAAACTAGTTTTACCTATACATAAATTATGCATAGAAGGCACAAAGGTCAATTTGATACTATTGAGCTTGTTGCCACTGTGCTTCTTAGGGTGTAATCAGCAGGCGGCAAAAAAGGATACCACTCCTCCAAATGTCATCTTCATCTTTCCTGACCAATTCAGGAATTTCAGCCTTGGGATTTGGTCAGAACCAGGTTATGACGAGTTCATTCCTGGCGATCCAGACCCTGTTTCTACACCTGCCCTTAATCAGCTAGCTTCAGAATCAGTGGTGTTTAGCAATGCGGTAAGTAACTTCCCTCTATGTAGCCCTTACCGTGCGATGATGCTTTCGGGTATGTACCCCAACTCGAATGGTGTCAATGCAAATTGTCGGAAGGACAGGGACGTATCACTGCGAACAGATGCTGAATGTATGAGTGATGTGTTTTCCAAGGCAGGTTATGCCGTTTCGTATTTTGGTAAAGCGCACTATTTGAAAAATGACCCTGTGTTCAATAAAGAAGGCACCTATGTAGGGACTACAGATAAACCGGGAGGATATTATATAAATGATTATGATACTTATGTCCCTCCAGGTCCTGATCGGCACGGTATTGATTACTTTGTCCAAATGATTAAGGATGATCATTTTAACCCAATTGTTTATTCGAGTGACCCAAAGGTGGTAGCTGGCAAAAAAGATGGAGAGCAATATCTACCACATCGGTTTTCGGCAGAATTTGAAGCTGAAAAAATCATGGATTATCTGGACAATACACATGGTCAAAGAAATCCAGAACAGCCATTTTTTATGATTTGGTCGCTTAATCCGCCACATAACCCTTGGACAGAAGAAAGTACCAAGATGGAATATTTTGACCAATACACTGAAAATGGAGAAGTAAAATTGGATGGATTACTGAAAAGAGAAAATGCTGAGGATACAGTAGGAGACTACGCGCCTTATTATTTTGCCAACGTAAGTGCGGTGGACCACTACATAGGTCAGGTTATGGATAAGCTTGAGACTTTGGGATTATCAGAGAATACCATAATAGTTTTTTCTTCGGATCACGGCGAGATGTTGGGGAGCCATGGTAAAGAAGGAAAGCTGGTATTGGAAAATGAATCGTTGAACATCCCTTTTATGATCAAGTGGGGCAAGAAGCTTACCCATAGGGTCGAAGACTTGGTTTTAAGCGTACCCGACGTACTGCCCACATTGGTTTCACTGGCAGGGTTTGATGAATTGATCCCATCGGAGGTACAGGGACAAAATCACTCCAATGTAATCTTGGGAGAAAATAGCCATTCTGATGATGAAAATTATGCACTTATAATGAATTATGATTCAAGAGGCCTTTACTCGAAAAGCCACACCTTTGTGGTAAAAGCGAAGGGTGGAGTCATACAAGAAAAGTATTGCTATGATAATCAGAATGACCCATATCAACTTCATAAAGTACCTTTTGATGAGCTTCCAAAAGCACTACAGGACAGACTAAAATCCAGACTCCAAAGATTATTGAAGGAGACCAATGATAGTTGGTATGTGGAAAAGGTAGGGGATGGTTTCTTGGAATATTCATGA